Genomic DNA from Acidimicrobiales bacterium:
CGGGTGCCGACCAAGCGGGACCGCCGCAACCTGATCGCCCCACTCGGCAACCGCTTCAAGTGCGCCGACGGTCGCTGGATCATCCTCAACATGGTCGAGGCTCGATGGTGGGAACCATTCTGCCGCACGGTCGGACTCGAGGAGCTGCTCGATGACGAGCGGTTCGACTCGATCCGCACCCGCTACCAGAACATGCCGGACCTGATCGACATCATCGATGCCAAGTTCGCGACCAAGTCGATGCCGGAGTGGGGGCAGATTCTCGACGACGCCGGCCTCATCTGGGGCCCGGCATCGTCGTTGACCGAGCTCGCTGCCGACCCACAGGCGGCCGCCGTCGGCATGTTCCCCGAGATCGACCACCCCGAGGGCGGCACGTTTCGTACCGTGGCGACGCCCATCCACATCGCCGACGCCACCATCGCTCCCCGCGGCCCGGCACCGAAGGTCGGCGAACACACCGACGAACTGCTGCGCGAGCTCGGTCTGAGCGACGACGCGATCGCCACGCTCCGCACCGACGGCAACATCGGCTGATCTCGCCCAATCTCGGCGCAACGTTGGCGAGTTGACACCGCTCAGCGGCATCAACTCTCCAAAGTTGCCAAGAATCAGTCGGTCGTCAAGGCCATGACGCTAGCTGGCACGTCGACGCCGTCGAGCACTCGAGCGTCGCCGATCGGCGGATCGAAGACCGTACGCATCGGCACGACGCCCGCCCAGATCGGGAGGGCATAGTCCTCGTCGTCATCGATCGGGTCGCCCGTGCGGACCTTGGCCGAGGCGTGGTCGAGCGAGAGCCGCAGCACGGAGGTGCCGGCGATCTCCTTGCTGGTGTTGGGGCGCAAGTCAGCCTGTCGGCCGGGCACGAGCCCCTCGACGAAGCGGTGGAGCGCGGCCGCCTTCTCCTCCGGATCGGTGACCTCGATCGCCTGGCCGATCACCATCACCGAGCGATAGTTCACCGAGTGGTGGAAGGCCGAGCGGGCCAGCACGAGACCGTCGAGCAGCGTGACGGTGACACACACCTCGACCCCGTCGTTGCGGGCGGCATCACCGCGACGGATCACACCGGAAGCCGGCGCGCCATGCAGGAGCAGCGCGTCGCCGTCACGCACGTAGAACATCGGGATGACGACGGGTGCGCCGTTGCGCACCGTACCGACGTGCGCCACGTGACCGGCGTCGAGGATGGCATCGATCTGCTCGCGGTCATAGCGGGCCCGATCGACCCCGCGCCGCACGACGACTCGTGGATCAGGAGCGCCTTCGCTCGACGCGGTCAATTGTTCTGGTGCATTCTCGGACACAATCTGCTACATTAGCGCGATGTCCAACGATGCCGCCACCGTTTTCGGCACCGACGGGTCTCGACCGCTGACGTCGGCCACCGACGTCGCCGGCCATCTCGAGGCGCAGATCACGAGCGGCGCGCTCGTCCCGGGCGACCGCCTCCCGTCCGTCCGAGACGCGGCGAGTGAGCTTGGTCTGGCGCCCAACACCGTCGCTGCGGCCTACCGCCGACTGCGGGAGCGGTCACTGGTCATCGGCCGGGGCCGTCAGGGAACCCAGGTCGCAGCGGCTCCGAGTCGACGGCGGACCGTCCAGGTGCCGTTGCCTCCGGGAGTCGTCGACGCCCTGTCCGGGAACCCCGACCCGGCGCTGCTCCCCGATCTCGCCCCAGCCATGCAGGCGACACTCGCCGGTCGACGCGGCGACTACGGCTCGGCGATGATCGTCCCCGAACTCGCCGAGGCGGCCCGGCACTGGCTCGACGCCGATCAGGTGCCGAGCGAATCGATCACGGTGGTGTCCGGGGCGATGGACGCCGTCGAACGGGTGCTGGCCGAGCACCTCCGCCCGGGCGATCTCGTCGGTGTCGAGGATCCCGGTCATGTTCCGGTGTTCGATGTCGTCGCTGCGCTCGGGTTGGTCGCCGTTCCGATGGCGATCGATGGTGACGGGGTCACCGCCGACGCGCTCGCGCAGGTAATCGCCCAGGGCGCCCGTGCGGTCATCATCACGCCGCGAGCCCAGAACCCGACCGGCGCGGCCATCACCGCCGAACGAGCCGCCGAGCTGAGCGACGTCCTCGATCGCCACCCCGACCTGCTCGTCATCGAAGACGACCACGCCGGGCCGATCGCCGGCGTCGACCTTGCGCCGCTCCCCCGCCGAGATCGGGCTCGCTGGGCGTTCGTGCGGAGTGTGGCCAAGTCACTCGGCCCCGACCTCCGCCTCGCCGTGCTCGCCGGCGATCCCGACACGGTCGCCAGCGTCGAGTCTCGCCTTGCGGCCGGGCCGGGCTGGATCAGCCACCTCCTCCAAGGCGTGGTCGCCCGTCTACTACTCGACGACGACACGGCCGACCTGGTCGAGCGAGCGGCCACCAGCTACCAGGCGAGGCGTCGCCAACTGATCGACGCGCTCGCGGCCAACGGGATCGAGGCCGCTGGAGCGTCCGGACTTCAGGTCTGGATACCGGTCGACGACGAGCAAACCGTTGCCGATGCGATGCGCGATGCCGGGTTCGCCCTCCGTGTCGGCTCGGCCTATCGCCGCTCGTCGCCGCCAGCGGTCCGGGTCACGATCTCGTCGCTCGACGAGGCGCAGATCGATGCGATCGCCGCCGAACTCGTCGTCGTGCTCGGCGACCATCGACCACACCGAACCCGGCGGGCGTGACGCCAAACCGCCTACCGCCCCGGCGCGGCGGTCAGCGGCCGGGCCTACCCTCCGCCCATGGAGATCATCGTCATCGGCGCCGGCGTCGCCGGACTGACCGCAGCTCGTGCACTCGCCGATGGCGGCCACGACGTGGTGGTGCTCGAGGGGCGCGACCGCATCGGTGGGCGGACCCATACCGCAGACATCGGGTCGTCGAGTGTCGACCTCGGGGCTGCCTGGATCCACGGTCCGCACCTCAACGAGCTGACCGCCGCCGTCGAGGCAGCAGGCCTCCCGTGGGTCAACGACGGCATGTGGGGTGCGGCCATGCATCTCCACATCGAAGGCTCGGGCTGGGCTGCGCCTTGGGAGGTCGCCACGGCGGTCGCCAGTCGCTACGACTTCGACCCTGACCAGGTGATCGCCGCACTCGGCCATGACGCGTCGCTGACTGCCGGAGCGGCGTGGTACGTCGAAGATCGCGAACTCCGAGGTCGCTCCGCCGAGATCGTCGAGTTCGGCATCCGCTGGCTCGAAGGCGGACTCAACGTCGGCGGGCATCCCGACGACATCTCGCTCTCGGGCATTGCCTGGTACCAGCTCCATTCCGGAGGCAACGGGGTGGTGGTCGGTGGCTACCGGCGATTCGTCGACCACCTCGCCGAGGGCCTCGACATCCGAACGGGCGCAATCGTCGAATCCATCGACGCCGAACGTGGGCCCCGACCCATGGTCACGACGGCTGCGGGGGAGCAGCTCAACGCCGACGAGGTCATCCTCACGGTGCCGCTCGGGGTCATTCAGCAGGGATCGATCCTCATCCGACCGACCACCGGGCTCCAGCGCCACGCCGCCCAACTCGGCATGGCGGCGCTCGAGAAGGTGGTGCTGTCGTTCGACGAGGCGTGGTGGCCATCCGAGGTCAAGCGCGTCATCTACATGAGTGAGGATCGCCGCCACCCGGTCTGGCTCGATGTCTCACGCCACGCCGGCCACCCGACGATCGCCATGCTCCACAACCCACGCAACGCGACCTCGATGGACTCCGCCGATCCCGACGAACGCATCGGCGCTGCGCTCAACACCCTCCACTCGCTGTACGGCAGCGACGTCCCCGCGCCTGCCGCCGCGCACAGCACCGACTGGCTCCACGACCGCTTCAGCCACGGTTCGTACTCCTACCCTCGACTCGGGGCAACCACCCACGACATGTCGGCGATGGGCGGCCGCCTCGCCCCCGGGCTGATCGGTGCGGGCGAACACACGGTCCCGCACTACTACGGCACGGTGCACGCCGCCTACGAATCGGGCCGGCGAGCGGCTGCGCTCATCGGCCCGGCCGGCAGCGGCTGACCTCCAGCAACACCAGTCGCCTCGTCGGCCGCGCCCGGTGCGGCATCCGGCCGACACTCGTCCTACCGTGCCCGCCATGACCACCACGCCTGCACCCATCGTCATCGTCGGCGCCGGTCTCGCCGGCCTCAGCGCCGCCCGAACCCTCCACGAGGCCGGCCACACCCCGGTCGTGCTCGAAGCGTCCGACGGCGTCGGCGGTCGGGTCCGCACCGACACCGTCGATGGGTTCCGCCTCGACCGCGGCTTCCAGGTCGCGCTCACCGCCTACCCCGAACTCGGGCGCCAGCTCGACGTCGACGCACTCGACCTCCGCCCGTTCGACCCCGGCGCCGCCGTCCGCATCGGCGATCGATTTTCCGAAGTCGGCGACCCGTTCCGCCGGCCGATGATGCTCGCCTCGACCGTCACGTCGCCGATCGGCGGCGTCATCGACAAGATCCGGCTCGGCATCCTGCGTCGCCGCATCACCACCACGACCGCGCCCGATCTCCTGCGGGGGCCGGACCGATCCACGATCGACGCGCTCCGGGCCGACGGCTTCAGCGACACCATGATCGACCGGTTCTTCCGCCCACTTGTCGGCGGCATCCAGCTCGACCCCGAACTCGCAACGAGCCGCCGGATGTTCGATGTGGTCTTCCAGAGCCTGTCGACCGGCGAGTCGGCGGTGCCGGCCGCGGGCATGGGCGCAATACCGGATCAGCTCGCGGCGCGCCTGCCCGCCGGCACCATCCGGCTCGGCACACCGGTCCAGGGCATCGACG
This window encodes:
- a CDS encoding NAD(P)/FAD-dependent oxidoreductase — translated: MTTTPAPIVIVGAGLAGLSAARTLHEAGHTPVVLEASDGVGGRVRTDTVDGFRLDRGFQVALTAYPELGRQLDVDALDLRPFDPGAAVRIGDRFSEVGDPFRRPMMLASTVTSPIGGVIDKIRLGILRRRITTTTAPDLLRGPDRSTIDALRADGFSDTMIDRFFRPLVGGIQLDPELATSRRMFDVVFQSLSTGESAVPAAGMGAIPDQLAARLPAGTIRLGTPVQGIDGTIVRLGDGSSVEAARVIVATDGPAASRLLGLPTVASKPVTGVWFAAPTPPVDHRLIMLDGTGQGPALNVAVMSNVAPEYAPAGRALIVAACPGNLDPAIEPAVRAQMRSWFGPQVDQWEHLRTDAIAHGQPEQLPPFDPKQRVSLGEHRFVCGDHRDTASIQGALYSGRRCAEAVLASLAD
- a CDS encoding aminotransferase class I/II-fold pyridoxal phosphate-dependent enzyme; its protein translation is MSNDAATVFGTDGSRPLTSATDVAGHLEAQITSGALVPGDRLPSVRDAASELGLAPNTVAAAYRRLRERSLVIGRGRQGTQVAAAPSRRRTVQVPLPPGVVDALSGNPDPALLPDLAPAMQATLAGRRGDYGSAMIVPELAEAARHWLDADQVPSESITVVSGAMDAVERVLAEHLRPGDLVGVEDPGHVPVFDVVAALGLVAVPMAIDGDGVTADALAQVIAQGARAVIITPRAQNPTGAAITAERAAELSDVLDRHPDLLVIEDDHAGPIAGVDLAPLPRRDRARWAFVRSVAKSLGPDLRLAVLAGDPDTVASVESRLAAGPGWISHLLQGVVARLLLDDDTADLVERAATSYQARRRQLIDALAANGIEAAGASGLQVWIPVDDEQTVADAMRDAGFALRVGSAYRRSSPPAVRVTISSLDEAQIDAIAAELVVVLGDHRPHRTRRA
- a CDS encoding pyridoxamine 5'-phosphate oxidase family protein yields the protein MRRGVDRARYDREQIDAILDAGHVAHVGTVRNGAPVVIPMFYVRDGDALLLHGAPASGVIRRGDAARNDGVEVCVTVTLLDGLVLARSAFHHSVNYRSVMVIGQAIEVTDPEEKAAALHRFVEGLVPGRQADLRPNTSKEIAGTSVLRLSLDHASAKVRTGDPIDDDEDYALPIWAGVVPMRTVFDPPIGDARVLDGVDVPASVMALTTD
- a CDS encoding NAD(P)/FAD-dependent oxidoreductase gives rise to the protein MEIIVIGAGVAGLTAARALADGGHDVVVLEGRDRIGGRTHTADIGSSSVDLGAAWIHGPHLNELTAAVEAAGLPWVNDGMWGAAMHLHIEGSGWAAPWEVATAVASRYDFDPDQVIAALGHDASLTAGAAWYVEDRELRGRSAEIVEFGIRWLEGGLNVGGHPDDISLSGIAWYQLHSGGNGVVVGGYRRFVDHLAEGLDIRTGAIVESIDAERGPRPMVTTAAGEQLNADEVILTVPLGVIQQGSILIRPTTGLQRHAAQLGMAALEKVVLSFDEAWWPSEVKRVIYMSEDRRHPVWLDVSRHAGHPTIAMLHNPRNATSMDSADPDERIGAALNTLHSLYGSDVPAPAAAHSTDWLHDRFSHGSYSYPRLGATTHDMSAMGGRLAPGLIGAGEHTVPHYYGTVHAAYESGRRAAALIGPAGSG